Proteins encoded by one window of Azospirillum brasilense:
- a CDS encoding phage GP46 family protein: MADITIRWSAADSRGDWTLAPGGDLETGDDLATAILLSIFTDRQAQPDDAIPDGTADRRGWWGAPELGSRLWLLDRAKQTEETRRRAEDYAVEALEWLIDDGVVARFEIVATWERRSFLGLRITAYRSDGRTVALNASWAWQGVA; encoded by the coding sequence ATGGCCGACATCACCATCAGATGGTCCGCGGCGGACAGCCGCGGCGACTGGACCCTTGCGCCCGGAGGGGACCTGGAGACAGGCGACGACCTGGCCACCGCCATTTTGCTGTCCATATTCACCGACCGCCAAGCCCAACCCGATGACGCGATCCCGGACGGCACGGCCGACCGTCGCGGCTGGTGGGGCGCCCCGGAGCTTGGCTCCCGTCTGTGGCTGCTCGACCGGGCCAAGCAGACGGAAGAGACCCGGCGGCGGGCCGAGGACTACGCCGTCGAGGCGCTGGAATGGCTGATCGACGATGGGGTCGTGGCCCGCTTCGAGATCGTCGCAACCTGGGAGCGTCGGTCCTTCCTCGGATTACGCATCACCGCTTACCGCAGCGACGGCCGCACCGTCGCGCTCAACGCCTCCTGGGCTTGGCAGGGAGTCGCCTAA
- a CDS encoding phage baseplate assembly protein V — translation MTDAVMATMERLYGRLMMAIGRGRITSVNDGGNVQKLQVQLGADEVRDATPRLVEYGLTSVPPAGTDVLAVFLGGDRSNGVVVATGHQASRPKGLKVGEVCVYDDQGQEIRITRAGIVIKGAGKPITIQGTPKVRLETDRLEVTGDIHDRCDDPGGRTMADMRAIYNEHTHGGVQSGPARTDTPLPQE, via the coding sequence ATGACCGATGCCGTGATGGCAACGATGGAGCGCCTGTACGGGCGCCTGATGATGGCCATCGGCCGCGGCCGAATCACCTCCGTGAACGACGGTGGCAATGTCCAGAAGCTCCAGGTCCAGCTCGGCGCGGACGAAGTGCGGGACGCCACACCACGGCTTGTGGAATACGGCCTGACCTCCGTCCCGCCGGCGGGAACCGATGTCCTGGCGGTCTTTCTGGGCGGGGACCGCTCAAACGGCGTCGTGGTCGCCACCGGTCACCAGGCGTCCAGGCCCAAGGGCCTCAAGGTCGGCGAGGTCTGCGTCTATGACGATCAGGGCCAAGAGATCCGCATCACCCGGGCCGGCATCGTCATCAAGGGCGCCGGCAAGCCGATCACGATCCAGGGCACGCCGAAGGTCCGGCTCGAAACCGACCGGCTGGAGGTCACCGGCGACATTCACGACCGCTGCGACGATCCTGGCGGTCGGACGATGGCCGACATGCGGGCGATCTACAACGAGCACACCCACGGCGGCGTGCAGTCCGGCCCGGCTCGCACCGATACGCCGTTGCCGCAGGAATAG
- a CDS encoding phage baseplate assembly protein produces MPPLDGDLSLVTGGRKLSGWQGVRVTRGIERMPSDFDIVYTERFPGEADAVVVKPGDACEVKIGDDLVITGYVDRFIPSISPATHTLRVIGRGKCQDLVDCSAEWPSNQISSATVLAIAEKLADPYKIKVKALSDVGEPIPQINLLWGETPYQVIERIVRARALLAYDGPDGNLILARVGSERHRTGFEQGVNIEAAQAMFGMDLRFSEYVVRRLSMSSVSEAGSDGDILVTVTDKAVPRRRKRYIIAETGIEAAGLSQRRGLWEAARRAGRSYYVTLTTTSWRDGDGMLWTPNRRVSLKAPALKIDSVDWVISEVTYRRDAQGTHADLVLMPPDAFEPMPIVLNPTLADVIPGQVQP; encoded by the coding sequence ATGCCCCCCCTTGATGGCGATCTCTCACTCGTGACCGGCGGTCGCAAGCTCTCCGGCTGGCAGGGCGTCCGCGTCACCCGCGGCATCGAGCGGATGCCGTCCGACTTCGACATCGTCTACACCGAGCGCTTCCCCGGCGAGGCCGATGCCGTTGTCGTGAAGCCGGGCGACGCCTGCGAGGTGAAGATCGGCGACGATCTGGTGATCACCGGCTATGTCGACCGCTTCATCCCCTCGATCAGCCCGGCCACGCACACCCTGCGGGTGATCGGCCGCGGGAAGTGCCAGGATCTGGTGGATTGCTCCGCCGAGTGGCCGTCCAACCAGATCAGCAGCGCAACGGTGCTGGCCATCGCCGAGAAGTTGGCGGACCCGTACAAAATCAAGGTCAAGGCGCTGTCCGACGTCGGCGAGCCGATCCCGCAGATCAACCTCCTGTGGGGCGAGACCCCCTATCAAGTCATCGAGAGGATCGTCCGCGCCCGGGCGCTGCTGGCCTACGACGGACCGGACGGGAACCTGATCCTGGCCCGCGTCGGGTCGGAGCGGCACCGCACCGGGTTCGAGCAGGGCGTCAACATCGAAGCCGCGCAGGCGATGTTCGGCATGGACCTGCGGTTTTCGGAATACGTCGTGCGCCGCCTGTCCATGTCATCGGTCAGCGAGGCGGGGTCGGACGGCGATATCCTGGTGACCGTCACCGACAAGGCCGTGCCCCGCCGCCGGAAGCGCTACATCATCGCCGAGACCGGAATCGAGGCCGCTGGGCTGTCGCAGCGCCGGGGGTTGTGGGAGGCGGCGCGGAGGGCAGGGCGAAGCTACTACGTGACGCTCACCACCACCTCCTGGCGCGACGGTGACGGCATGCTCTGGACGCCGAACCGGCGGGTATCGCTCAAAGCTCCAGCGCTGAAAATCGATTCCGTCGACTGGGTCATTTCCGAGGTGACCTATCGACGCGACGCGCAGGGCACCCACGCGGATCTCGTCCTCATGCCTCCCGACGCCTTCGAGCCGATGCCGATCGTGCTGAACCCCACTCTGGCCGATGTGATCCCTGGGCAGGTGCAACCATGA
- a CDS encoding DNA circularization protein has translation MTIRTAYSALTNNIDRATSAAARLGMDLAGAGGTGAPWHSRLRPASFRGVPFGVIASDAQFGRRVAVHEYPYRDSVWVEDLGRGPRRYSLTGFLVEDSQVYGGGPVLTQRDRLQRAVEAAGEGELVHPSLGRKSVALLRFREVQRHEGGRVIEIAFQFIEAGRLLYPGSATDTMKAIQDAADKLGLAAAADFIKKVGALIQRGAAIIRQVVGTVSFYVRMVLRFVDDATNLYNAVRDLPGSFGRFLKAFGGGRSGSTLTALKASTAANRAAVAKAGVAATTAAAATTASSVAGTASAIQAHVAAAAAAIAAPADRVRLLQAVATAEDRSSPASAAVAGLYRRAAIAELARAVAHYTPTSHDDAVATRDRLVSVIDAEILRAGDEGDDATYTALRLLRTAVVTDLTERGASLSRLVPVTSAAPMPSLVLAQRLYQDAARADELVDRAQPIHPAFMPTSFQAIAE, from the coding sequence ATGACGATCCGCACCGCCTACAGCGCCCTGACCAACAACATCGACCGGGCGACCAGCGCCGCCGCGCGCCTCGGTATGGACCTCGCCGGCGCCGGCGGGACGGGCGCCCCGTGGCATTCCCGGCTCCGTCCGGCATCGTTCCGCGGCGTTCCCTTCGGCGTGATCGCCTCCGATGCCCAGTTCGGCCGACGCGTGGCGGTGCACGAATACCCGTACCGGGATTCCGTTTGGGTGGAGGACCTGGGGCGCGGGCCTCGCCGCTACAGCCTGACCGGCTTCCTGGTGGAAGACAGCCAGGTCTATGGCGGCGGGCCGGTGCTGACGCAGCGCGATCGCCTGCAGAGGGCCGTAGAGGCGGCCGGTGAAGGGGAATTGGTCCACCCGTCGCTTGGCCGCAAAAGCGTGGCGCTGCTCCGCTTCCGTGAGGTGCAGCGCCATGAGGGCGGGCGGGTGATTGAGATCGCCTTCCAGTTCATCGAAGCCGGACGCCTGCTTTACCCAGGCAGCGCGACCGATACGATGAAGGCCATCCAGGACGCGGCGGACAAGCTGGGTCTCGCCGCCGCGGCCGACTTCATCAAGAAGGTTGGAGCCCTGATCCAGCGCGGCGCCGCGATCATCCGGCAGGTTGTCGGCACGGTGAGCTTCTACGTCCGGATGGTGCTGCGGTTCGTTGACGATGCCACGAACCTCTACAACGCCGTCCGGGACCTTCCGGGTTCGTTCGGCCGGTTCCTGAAGGCCTTCGGGGGCGGCCGGTCGGGATCGACGCTTACCGCCCTGAAGGCGTCCACCGCGGCCAACCGCGCGGCAGTCGCCAAGGCCGGAGTGGCTGCCACAACCGCCGCCGCAGCAACCACCGCCAGCAGCGTCGCGGGCACCGCCTCCGCGATCCAGGCGCATGTCGCGGCAGCCGCCGCAGCGATCGCCGCGCCGGCGGACCGTGTACGGCTGCTCCAGGCGGTGGCGACCGCCGAAGACCGGTCATCCCCGGCCTCGGCCGCCGTGGCTGGCCTGTACCGCCGTGCGGCGATTGCCGAGCTGGCACGGGCCGTCGCCCACTACACGCCGACCTCGCACGACGACGCGGTGGCGACGCGCGACCGGCTGGTGAGCGTGATCGACGCGGAGATCCTCCGCGCCGGCGACGAAGGCGACGACGCGACCTATACGGCGCTGCGCCTCCTCCGGACGGCCGTGGTCACGGACCTGACCGAGCGCGGTGCCAGCCTGTCCCGGCTGGTGCCGGTGACCTCCGCAGCGCCGATGCCATCCCTGGTGCTGGCGCAGCGGCTTTATCAGGACGCCGCCCGCGCCGACGAGCTGGTGGACCGCGCCCAGCCGATCCATCCGGCGTTCATGCCGACCAGCTTCCAGGCCATTGCGGAGTGA